A genomic stretch from Haloarcula laminariae includes:
- a CDS encoding UvrD-helicase domain-containing protein, whose protein sequence is MNRTDLTGEQDHAVATLDANYPLIAGAGTGKTTTLSFRYVALLEANPTLHPREILVTTFSKRAARDLVGTVRERILEKIAGADPDGELDIERWRGVLDDLDDAYIHTLHAFCQRLLQEHALDIPTIRPGFDQLDDTEGSRLQDEVIDDLLTEQGDAIETILGDNFTSEEGIRNILQGLFGKRPESREWADYWAHPERTADEYVEYVQESFHPLPDSTARDILGAKELKTAVDELRDFIEDPPMSDTGQVFDRLAAIVERIDTAGGLDGPSTPAQRRALIADISEIATKSSGDLYGSYEPKKTGWSGSSDERAAIGDLAIRLVQMVDVEQWAEQLGDIDLAVDRRSARYVFAIARLFAHADDMYQTRKQSRNVVDYTDLIQYTRELLQSDGDPTDIRQSLQEQFEYVMIDEVQDTDTGQWEIVGELTRLAGDTPRYSRQNVFMVGDEKQSIYRFRGADVAVFERTRADVVAANETSLAALGGSANQEVNIRTGDRPGFELARNFRTLPTTLEFINGLFAGIFTDDTDDRPAFEAPPQALEPGRDNDADIDPIVEYLFVPDEELLSEVLPADHTLRTAPTYDRRDTEARTVAARITELVDGETEVYTEEGDGTQTEPLEFEDIAIILRKRTHLTSFKRALREADIPHSVIKGDGFYETPEIRALMNVLRTVADPADEIALYGILRSPLFGISDRTLAPYAESEALWPALRASSDADIQRAVAAIEHLRGMAGLTDTATTSDTWSRLIDWIIAETGFIASVAADERPRQAAANIDQFRELLTGFTELPDIQSVVDRIEAEQEYANYSPEATVPEGSPGVQLMTIHAAKGDEFPMVIVPGICDDYNTKSPINNSIEFETIDDRPALGLRIPDAEDPFSTVDTLARRGIGRARLSRLRAEEKRMLYVACTRSRDHLILAGTHDASLGDEG, encoded by the coding sequence ATGAACAGAACCGACCTGACCGGTGAGCAAGATCATGCAGTTGCGACATTGGATGCGAACTACCCGCTGATTGCAGGTGCAGGGACTGGGAAGACGACCACACTCTCGTTTCGGTACGTGGCATTGCTCGAGGCTAACCCGACACTGCATCCACGGGAGATACTGGTCACAACGTTCTCGAAGCGGGCGGCACGCGACCTCGTTGGGACCGTCCGCGAGCGCATCCTCGAGAAGATAGCCGGCGCCGACCCGGATGGGGAACTCGATATAGAGCGATGGCGTGGAGTCCTCGATGACCTCGACGACGCCTACATCCACACATTGCATGCCTTCTGCCAGCGACTCCTCCAGGAGCATGCACTGGATATCCCGACCATCCGACCCGGGTTCGATCAACTCGATGATACGGAGGGGAGCCGTCTCCAGGACGAAGTGATAGACGACCTCCTGACGGAGCAAGGTGATGCTATCGAGACCATCCTGGGAGACAACTTCACGAGCGAGGAGGGAATCCGGAACATCCTGCAGGGCCTGTTCGGGAAGCGTCCCGAGAGTAGAGAGTGGGCTGACTACTGGGCCCACCCCGAGCGGACGGCAGATGAGTACGTCGAGTACGTCCAGGAATCGTTCCATCCGCTTCCAGATAGCACCGCAAGGGACATCCTGGGTGCCAAGGAGTTGAAAACGGCCGTCGATGAGCTGCGGGACTTCATCGAGGACCCCCCGATGAGCGATACCGGCCAGGTATTCGATCGGTTGGCAGCAATCGTCGAACGAATCGACACGGCCGGTGGTTTGGATGGCCCATCGACCCCGGCCCAGCGGCGTGCGCTCATCGCCGATATCAGTGAGATTGCGACCAAGTCAAGTGGCGACCTCTATGGCAGCTACGAACCGAAGAAGACGGGCTGGTCGGGCAGTTCCGACGAGCGTGCCGCAATCGGGGACCTGGCCATTAGATTGGTCCAGATGGTGGATGTCGAGCAGTGGGCCGAACAACTCGGCGATATCGATTTGGCGGTCGACCGGCGCAGCGCCAGATACGTGTTCGCTATCGCTCGGCTGTTCGCCCACGCCGATGATATGTACCAGACCCGGAAGCAATCCCGGAACGTTGTCGATTACACCGACCTCATCCAGTACACCCGGGAACTACTCCAGTCCGATGGTGACCCGACAGACATCCGCCAGTCACTCCAGGAGCAGTTCGAATATGTGATGATCGATGAGGTGCAGGATACCGATACCGGACAGTGGGAGATAGTTGGTGAGTTGACCCGGTTAGCCGGTGATACGCCTCGATACAGCCGCCAGAACGTGTTCATGGTGGGTGATGAGAAGCAGTCCATCTATCGGTTCCGGGGCGCTGATGTGGCCGTGTTCGAACGGACACGCGCCGATGTGGTGGCTGCGAACGAGACCTCACTTGCAGCACTCGGGGGGTCGGCAAATCAGGAGGTGAATATCCGGACTGGCGACCGGCCGGGCTTCGAACTTGCTCGGAACTTCAGGACCCTGCCCACCACGCTGGAGTTCATCAATGGTCTGTTCGCCGGTATCTTCACCGACGATACCGACGACCGGCCCGCCTTCGAGGCGCCGCCGCAGGCACTGGAGCCCGGGCGTGACAACGACGCGGATATCGACCCAATCGTCGAGTACCTCTTCGTTCCCGATGAGGAGCTCCTATCGGAGGTGCTCCCGGCGGACCACACCCTCCGTACGGCACCGACCTACGACAGACGGGATACCGAGGCACGGACCGTCGCTGCACGCATCACAGAACTCGTCGATGGGGAGACCGAAGTCTACACCGAAGAGGGGGATGGAACCCAGACGGAGCCACTCGAGTTCGAGGACATCGCCATCATCCTCCGGAAGCGGACGCACCTGACGAGTTTCAAACGTGCCCTCCGCGAAGCCGATATTCCCCACTCTGTGATTAAGGGAGATGGATTCTACGAGACACCCGAGATTCGGGCACTGATGAACGTCCTCCGGACGGTCGCAGACCCGGCCGACGAGATTGCGCTCTACGGAATCCTCCGATCGCCCCTGTTCGGCATCAGCGACCGGACATTGGCTCCGTATGCGGAGTCGGAGGCGCTGTGGCCGGCCCTGCGAGCTAGCTCGGATGCCGATATCCAGCGAGCAGTGGCGGCAATCGAGCATCTCCGGGGGATGGCTGGCCTGACCGATACCGCAACAACGAGCGACACTTGGAGTCGGCTTATCGACTGGATAATCGCGGAGACCGGGTTCATCGCGAGTGTCGCCGCCGATGAGCGGCCCCGACAGGCGGCCGCGAACATCGACCAGTTCCGTGAGCTCCTGACCGGCTTCACGGAGCTGCCCGATATACAGTCGGTCGTGGACCGCATCGAAGCAGAACAGGAGTACGCCAACTACAGTCCGGAGGCGACCGTCCCGGAGGGAAGTCCAGGGGTCCAGCTGATGACCATCCATGCGGCCAAGGGTGATGAGTTCCCGATGGTCATCGTCCCGGGAATCTGCGACGACTACAACACGAAGAGCCCCATCAACAACAGCATCGAGTTCGAGACCATCGACGATAGACCGGCACTGGGGCTCCGTATCCCGGATGCCGAAGATCCGTT